In the Firmicutes bacterium CAG:345 genome, TTTTTATTTTTTCTTACCAGCTCTTTTACCAACTTCTTTTTTCTTAAATATACTTTTAAAAACAAATATAATTCAAAATATAAAAAATAAAAAAGTCAGTTCTTTTCTTATTACTTTTCTTCTAGCTTTTGGTGGAACACCTTTATTTTTAGTTCTTTCTAAATACATAGATAAAACCAAATTTAAAGGGCAAGAATATCGTTTTGTTGGGCCAAGTTTTTCTTTTATGATTTATCTTTTCCAAATAAATCACAATCAATTTTCCTTTCTTTTCAGCTTTCTTTTAATAATGCCTACAATTATTTTAAATTTTATCAAACCTATTACTTTTGAATTTTATAAATTGCCAGAAAATCAATTTAAATTAAAAGATTTCGTTTCTAGCATCGATGAAGTCATCAAATCAATATATAAACTTTTAATGATTATAGCTTTAATATTTTTATTTAAACCACTATTTGAAAATATTTTTCCACCAAATATCTATAATTTTATCTGTGGAATATTTGAATATACTTCAGCTTCTATTCAACTTGTAAAAAGCGATGAAATTTTACCTCTAATTTTCATTTTAGAGTTCAATGGTATCAGTTCAATGCTAGCAATAAAAAATGAATGTCCTAAATTAAATATAAGAACATTCATTATAAAAAGAGCATTTTTATCTGGAATAATTATGCTATTATTTTCTTTTTTGCTTAAATCCCTCAATTACTGAAGCCGGAACTAAAGGAGTAATATTAGTGTTTTGAAAATATAATTCTTTTATCCTCGAAGAAGAAATAAAAGCATGATCACGACGGCTGATAAGAAAAACCATTTCTATCTCTGGATCAATATATTCATTGACTGAAGCCACTTGATATTCATATTCAAAATCTGGAACAGCCCTAAGCCCACGAATAAGAATTTTGCTATTGAATTCTTTAGCCTTATCAACAACTAAACCATCAGTTATAGTCACAACAACATTTGGAGTATCTTTTAAAGCTTCTTCGATCATCTTTTTTCTTTCTTCAGCTGTGAAAAAACTTTTTTTATCAGCATTATTAGCAACGATAACAACAATCTTATCAAATAATTTTAAAGAACGCTTTATTATATCTAAATGTCCATTAGTAATCGGATCAAAACTTCCAGGATAACAGGCTACTCTCATTTTATTCTCCTATAAACTGTGACATATTTATCACTATATTTATATACTTTACTTTGAAAGTTTTCATTTTCTATCGGTTCTTCCAAAGTTTCTATAACCACACGTGAATTTTCTTT is a window encoding:
- a CDS encoding unknown (no significant homology to UniProt) yields the protein MKKNYIIFYLCLFFIFIIYIYPIQYKSNIINLVNLFFYFFLPALLPTSFFLNILLKTNIIQNIKNKKVSSFLITFLLAFGGTPLFLVLSKYIDKTKFKGQEYRFVGPSFSFMIYLFQINHNQFSFLFSFLLIMPTIILNFIKPITFEFYKLPENQFKLKDFVSSIDEVIKSIYKLLMIIALIFLFKPLFENIFPPNIYNFICGIFEYTSASIQLVKSDEILPLIFILEFNGISSMLAIKNECPKLNIRTFIIKRAFLSGIIMLLFSFLLKSLNY
- a CDS encoding phosphopantetheine adenylyltransferase (product inferred by homology to UniProt) translates to MRVACYPGSFDPITNGHLDIIKRSLKLFDKIVVIVANNADKKSFFTAEERKKMIEEALKDTPNVVVTITDGLVVDKAKEFNSKILIRGLRAVPDFEYEYQVASVNEYIDPEIEMVFLISRRDHAFISSSRIKELYFQNTNITPLVPASVIEGFKQKRK